In Opitutaceae bacterium TAV5, one genomic interval encodes:
- a CDS encoding dehydrogenase, protein MQPQTQTIWCNYVFNDATRARFLEAAAPHRVIFATKAGASVLTASAPDPALREATIAFGQPDPATCLDGGRLRWIALTSAGYTRYDTPAFMDALKTGGIAFTNASSVFAEPCAQHLLAMMLAFARELLPAHAEQLGERGWKFLEVRRRCVLLNGQTVVLLGYGAIARRLVELLAPFGMKIYAVRRRAYSERGVHVISEEKLTAVLAEADHVVNVLPDNAATLNYINARRLSAVKPGARFYNIGRGTTVDNRALLEALGSGRIGGAYLDVFEQEPLPPEHPLWSAPNCYITPHSAGGRRDQDEAIADHFLKNLRVFEAGGEGMFDRVV, encoded by the coding sequence ATGCAGCCGCAAACGCAAACCATCTGGTGCAACTATGTGTTCAACGACGCCACCCGCGCCCGCTTCCTCGAAGCCGCCGCGCCGCATCGGGTGATTTTTGCCACGAAAGCGGGCGCATCGGTCCTCACGGCGAGTGCGCCCGATCCGGCATTGCGCGAGGCCACCATCGCGTTCGGCCAGCCCGATCCGGCGACGTGCCTCGACGGCGGACGCCTGCGCTGGATCGCCCTGACCAGCGCCGGTTACACGCGTTACGACACGCCCGCCTTCATGGACGCGCTCAAGACCGGCGGCATCGCGTTCACGAATGCGTCGTCCGTGTTTGCCGAACCGTGCGCGCAGCATCTGCTCGCCATGATGCTGGCGTTCGCGCGCGAGTTGCTGCCCGCGCATGCCGAACAGCTCGGCGAGCGCGGTTGGAAATTTCTTGAGGTGCGCCGCCGCTGCGTGCTGCTCAACGGCCAGACGGTGGTGCTGCTCGGATACGGCGCGATCGCCCGGCGGCTGGTGGAGTTGCTCGCGCCGTTCGGCATGAAAATCTATGCGGTGCGCCGCCGGGCCTACAGCGAGCGCGGCGTGCATGTGATCTCCGAAGAAAAGCTGACGGCCGTCCTCGCCGAGGCGGATCACGTGGTCAACGTGCTGCCCGACAACGCGGCCACGCTCAACTACATCAACGCGCGCCGGCTCTCGGCAGTGAAGCCGGGCGCCCGTTTTTATAACATCGGCCGCGGCACCACGGTGGATAACCGCGCCTTGCTGGAGGCGCTGGGGAGCGGACGGATCGGCGGGGCGTATCTCGACGTGTTCGAACAGGAGCCGCTGCCGCCGGAACATCCGCTGTGGTCGGCGCCGAATTGCTACATCACGCCGCACTCGGCCGGAGGTCGGCGCGATCAGGACGAAGCCATCGCAGACCATTTCCTGAAAAACCTGCGGGTGTTCGAAGCCGGTGGCGAAGGGATGTTCGACCGGGTGGTGTGA